A genomic window from Halorubrum trapanicum includes:
- a CDS encoding ABC transporter ATP-binding protein: protein MSDADTENVVLRVDDLQKSFGGLAATDHATFDVERGTITGLIGPNGAGKSTIFNLISGFYEPDGGTVEVNGTDVTGMEPYEVAERGLVRTFQTPRKLEGMTVREAMLVGPRKQPGESFLTLFTSPGTVAESESANLAEAERILEEFEIDHLATQPATDISGGQMKLVELARAMLAEPEVLLLDEPVAGVNPTLAKKLKEQIRRLNEQGTTFLLIEHDMEFVMDLADPIVVLDQGHVLTEGPPHSVRNDQRVIDAYLGGGA from the coding sequence ATGAGTGACGCCGACACCGAGAACGTCGTCCTCCGCGTCGACGACCTCCAGAAGTCGTTCGGCGGGCTCGCGGCGACCGACCACGCCACCTTCGACGTCGAGCGCGGGACGATCACTGGCCTCATCGGTCCGAACGGGGCCGGCAAGTCGACCATCTTCAACCTCATCTCCGGGTTCTACGAGCCGGACGGGGGGACGGTCGAGGTGAACGGGACGGACGTGACCGGCATGGAGCCGTACGAGGTCGCCGAGCGCGGCCTCGTCAGGACGTTCCAGACGCCCCGGAAGCTGGAGGGGATGACGGTGCGCGAGGCGATGCTGGTCGGGCCGCGGAAGCAGCCCGGCGAGTCGTTCCTCACGCTGTTCACCTCGCCCGGCACGGTCGCCGAGAGCGAGTCGGCCAACCTCGCCGAGGCGGAGCGGATCTTGGAGGAGTTCGAGATCGACCACCTCGCGACCCAGCCCGCCACCGACATCTCCGGCGGGCAGATGAAGCTCGTCGAGCTCGCGCGGGCGATGCTCGCCGAGCCGGAGGTGCTGCTGCTCGACGAGCCCGTGGCGGGGGTGAACCCGACGCTGGCGAAGAAGCTCAAAGAACAGATCCGGCGGCTCAACGAGCAGGGGACGACGTTCCTGCTCATCGAACACGACATGGAGTTCGTGATGGACTTGGCGGACCCGATCGTCGTCTTAGATCAGGGACACGTCCTCACCGAGGGGCCGCCGCACTCGGTCCGCAACGACCAGCGCGTCATCGACGCGTACCTCGGAGGCGGCGCATGA
- a CDS encoding branched-chain amino acid ABC transporter permease: MSLLDDPKAAFADLTRPEWWVLGVSVAFLLFLFVAMLTGGLSPTYFLFLVGLAGMYALLSFGLNAQWGFTGLINFSVAAFFGIGAYGTALMTASGSPIAGGFNPLVGLAVALVVAFVLALLIGIPTLRLRADYLAIASLGLAEVVRLIVLNERWLTNGSAGLRGIPGFFVGWPVLSTFPEAMPGLRLEVVPGSPVFLETPFWQASLNGLLVVAFAGGAYLVLRRAHRSPWGRVLRTIRSDEDLARALGKNTYSFKMQSFVLGSLIMALAGVFYAHLNLYVGPGDLDPITTFYAWVAVILGGSGSNRGALFGGVVIVTIREGTRFLNDVALPIDPAPLRLLLIGVVIVAVMRYRPQGVLPPQRELIWPSAVDGGGTPETPDSGVRERKGGGGDE; the protein is encoded by the coding sequence ATGAGTCTCCTCGACGACCCGAAAGCGGCGTTCGCCGACCTGACCCGCCCGGAGTGGTGGGTGCTCGGCGTCAGCGTCGCGTTCCTGCTGTTCCTCTTCGTCGCGATGCTCACCGGCGGGCTCAGCCCGACGTACTTCCTGTTCCTCGTCGGACTGGCGGGGATGTACGCGCTGTTGTCCTTCGGCCTGAACGCCCAGTGGGGGTTCACGGGCCTGATCAACTTCAGCGTCGCCGCGTTCTTCGGCATCGGAGCGTACGGCACTGCGCTGATGACCGCGAGCGGCTCGCCGATAGCGGGGGGGTTCAACCCCCTCGTCGGGCTCGCCGTCGCGCTCGTCGTCGCGTTCGTGCTGGCGCTGCTGATCGGTATCCCGACGCTCCGGCTCCGGGCCGACTACCTCGCCATCGCGTCGCTCGGACTCGCGGAGGTCGTGCGGCTGATCGTACTCAACGAGCGGTGGCTGACGAACGGCAGCGCGGGCCTTCGCGGTATCCCCGGATTCTTCGTCGGGTGGCCGGTGCTCTCGACGTTCCCCGAAGCGATGCCGGGACTCCGGTTGGAGGTAGTACCCGGGTCGCCGGTGTTCCTCGAAACGCCGTTCTGGCAGGCGTCGCTGAACGGCCTGTTGGTGGTGGCGTTCGCGGGGGGCGCGTACCTCGTACTCAGGCGTGCGCACCGGTCGCCGTGGGGGCGCGTGCTGCGCACGATCCGCTCCGACGAGGACCTCGCGCGGGCGCTGGGCAAGAACACCTACTCGTTCAAGATGCAGTCGTTCGTCCTCGGCAGCCTGATCATGGCGCTGGCCGGCGTGTTCTACGCGCATCTGAATCTCTACGTCGGGCCGGGCGACCTGGACCCGATCACGACGTTCTACGCGTGGGTCGCGGTAATCCTCGGCGGCAGCGGCTCCAACCGCGGGGCGCTGTTCGGCGGTGTCGTCATCGTCACGATCCGCGAGGGGACGCGCTTCCTGAACGACGTGGCGCTCCCGATAGACCCCGCGCCGCTACGGCTGCTGTTGATCGGCGTCGTCATCGTCGCCGTCATGCGCTACCGGCCTCAGGGGGTCCTTCCGCCGCAGCGGGAGCTGATCTGGCCGAGCGCCGTCGACGGGGGCGGAACGCCCGAGACGCCGGACAGCGGCGTCCGCGAGCGCAAGGGAGGTGGCGGCGATGAGTGA
- a CDS encoding DMT family transporter — protein sequence MPTFGRYAFALAPLAAAALWGGMYVVSKWGFALIPPVTLGFLRVALGAGTLWLVVAGRGDAAPSREEWPTFAALGGWVTLTVATQFVGTELTNASQGSLLTVLTPVFTVALGALVLGERVTPAKAGGMTLAGVGTAVVLAGRYELASIAAGNLLGVALLLVASAAWAGYTVWGLRAVRRHGALRAATYSSLASVPMLGALAAGELWYLCRSPTELPLTVESAAAVSYLGLASTAAAWFLWYKGLEYVSAGTVAAFFFAQPVVGAALGAALLGESLGPDFLAGGALMAVGIWIVSRERAGPVDGPADSTGD from the coding sequence ATGCCCACGTTCGGACGGTACGCGTTCGCCCTCGCGCCCCTCGCAGCCGCGGCGCTGTGGGGCGGGATGTACGTCGTCAGCAAGTGGGGGTTCGCGCTGATCCCGCCGGTGACGCTCGGGTTCCTCCGGGTCGCGCTGGGCGCCGGGACGCTCTGGCTCGTCGTCGCCGGCCGCGGCGACGCCGCGCCGTCGCGCGAGGAGTGGCCGACGTTCGCGGCGCTCGGCGGCTGGGTGACCCTGACGGTCGCCACGCAGTTCGTCGGCACGGAGCTGACGAACGCCAGCCAGGGCTCGCTTTTGACCGTCCTCACCCCGGTGTTCACCGTCGCGCTGGGGGCGCTCGTGCTCGGAGAGCGCGTCACGCCGGCGAAGGCGGGAGGGATGACGCTCGCGGGCGTCGGCACGGCGGTCGTCCTCGCCGGGCGGTACGAGCTCGCGTCGATCGCCGCCGGCAACCTCCTCGGCGTGGCGCTGCTGCTCGTCGCGAGCGCGGCGTGGGCCGGGTACACGGTCTGGGGGCTCCGCGCGGTCAGGCGACACGGGGCGCTCCGCGCGGCGACGTACTCCTCGCTTGCGAGCGTCCCGATGCTCGGAGCCCTCGCGGCCGGCGAGCTGTGGTATCTCTGCCGCTCGCCGACCGAACTCCCGCTCACCGTCGAGTCGGCGGCCGCCGTGTCGTACCTCGGACTCGCGTCGACGGCGGCGGCGTGGTTCCTCTGGTACAAGGGACTGGAGTACGTCTCCGCCGGGACGGTCGCCGCGTTCTTCTTCGCACAGCCCGTCGTCGGCGCGGCGCTCGGGGCCGCGCTGCTCGGGGAGTCGCTCGGCCCGGACTTCCTCGCCGGCGGCGCGCTGATGGCCGTCGGCATCTGGATCGTCAGCCGCGAGCGCGCGGGTCCCGTCGACGGACCGGCGGACTCGACCGGGGACTGA
- a CDS encoding branched-chain amino acid ABC transporter permease gives MTVLGYLANGLVFSSIIVLGSIGLSLVYSIADFANFAHGDTMTIGAYSALVTFGAVGGLGGAVLGLPYGFFLALVVGIAVAAVVAVATEKLIYEPLDVGSIGLLITSIGIAFIYRAVIQIRFGSDFTRFDVRPLRPIEALVPYGVRITLHDVAIFGSAVALVVGLHVLLQYTDLGRKMRAMADNPDLARVSGIRTKRVKLWTWVIGAGLAGAGGVFLGLFNQLAPRMGFNLLLVIFAAVILGGIGSVYGAMAGGFLIGMINQLTPFFSNVVEALPIRPNWLATLIENLVTIEYANAIAFVIMVVVLLVRPNGIAGEGAT, from the coding sequence ATGACCGTCCTCGGATACCTGGCCAACGGGTTGGTGTTCAGCAGCATCATCGTCCTCGGCAGCATCGGGCTGTCGCTGGTGTACAGCATCGCGGACTTCGCGAACTTCGCGCACGGCGACACGATGACGATCGGCGCGTACTCGGCGCTCGTGACCTTCGGCGCCGTCGGCGGGCTCGGCGGCGCGGTGTTGGGGCTCCCGTACGGCTTCTTCCTGGCCTTGGTCGTCGGGATCGCCGTGGCCGCGGTCGTGGCGGTCGCCACCGAGAAGCTCATCTACGAACCGCTCGACGTCGGCTCGATCGGCCTGCTGATCACGTCGATCGGGATCGCGTTCATCTACCGCGCGGTGATCCAGATCCGGTTCGGCTCCGACTTCACTCGGTTCGACGTCCGGCCGCTGCGGCCGATCGAGGCCCTGGTACCGTACGGCGTCCGGATAACGCTCCACGACGTCGCGATATTCGGATCGGCGGTGGCGCTCGTCGTCGGGCTCCACGTCCTGCTCCAGTACACCGACCTCGGTCGGAAGATGCGCGCGATGGCGGACAACCCCGACCTCGCGCGGGTCAGCGGTATCCGGACGAAGCGGGTCAAGCTCTGGACGTGGGTCATCGGCGCCGGGCTCGCCGGCGCGGGCGGCGTGTTCCTCGGGCTCTTCAACCAGCTCGCGCCCCGGATGGGCTTTAACCTGCTGCTGGTGATATTCGCAGCGGTGATCCTCGGCGGGATAGGCTCCGTCTACGGCGCGATGGCGGGCGGGTTCCTCATCGGCATGATAAATCAGCTAACGCCGTTCTTCTCCAACGTGGTCGAGGCGCTACCGATCCGTCCGAACTGGCTCGCGACACTGATCGAGAACCTGGTCACCATCGAGTACGCGAACGCGATCGCGTTCGTGATCATGGTCGTCGTGCTGTTGGTCCGCCCCAACGGGATCGCCGGGGAGGGTGCGACATGA
- a CDS encoding halocyanin domain-containing protein gives MSDKLSRRRYLAGTGAALTIGTLAGCSGGGDGGDGSDGSDGGDGGTAVDDVPSEIDEYLSDARMYEGTIMDFTGQDEVTVQVGAGDVGFAFSPAAIRIDSSTTVVWEWTGTGGAHNVESVEGSESDFSSGSAVSEEGHTFEQSFDNTGIQLYQCTPHQANGMLGAIEVVEA, from the coding sequence ATGTCTGACAAACTGTCCAGACGGCGGTATCTCGCCGGAACCGGCGCCGCGCTGACCATCGGAACGCTCGCCGGCTGTTCCGGCGGCGGCGACGGCGGCGACGGGTCTGACGGCTCCGACGGCGGCGACGGCGGGACCGCCGTCGATGACGTGCCCAGCGAGATCGACGAGTACCTCTCGGACGCCCGCATGTACGAGGGTACGATCATGGATTTCACCGGGCAGGACGAGGTGACGGTTCAGGTCGGCGCCGGCGACGTCGGGTTCGCCTTCTCGCCGGCGGCGATCCGCATCGACTCCAGCACGACCGTCGTCTGGGAGTGGACCGGGACCGGCGGCGCGCACAACGTCGAGTCGGTCGAGGGGTCCGAGTCGGACTTCAGCAGCGGGAGCGCCGTCTCCGAGGAGGGACACACCTTCGAGCAGTCGTTCGACAACACCGGCATCCAGCTGTACCAGTGTACGCCCCACCAGGCGAACGGGATGCTCGGCGCGATCGAAGTCGTCGAAGCCTGA
- a CDS encoding acyl-CoA dehydrogenase family protein — translation MDFEVPAEHRMIRDTVREFCEEEIAPIAQAIEDEHRFPEEVFDSLAELDVMGIPVSEEYGGLGGDQLMYALVTEEIGRVSGGIGLSYAAHTSLGAKPIELFGTDEQKERWLRPLAEGERLGAWALTEPGSGSDASDMDTTAEHDADAGEYVLNGTKQFITNANVANSILVKAVTDPEAGYDGISTFIVDPENDDGFEVTTVWDKMGLNSSPTCEIQLDDVRIPEDRLLGEEGEGWTQTMKTLDGGRISIAALSVGLAQGAYEAAKEYAGEREQFGKPIAKFDAIRDKVVHMHRQIERARLLTHRAASKYDAGESVTRESALAKLDASEAAREVAEEAVQTLGGYGYTTDFAPQRFYRDAKLMEIGEGTSEIQHVVIGRELGL, via the coding sequence ATGGACTTCGAGGTACCCGCCGAACATCGGATGATACGCGACACCGTCCGGGAGTTCTGCGAGGAGGAGATCGCGCCCATCGCGCAGGCAATCGAGGACGAACACCGGTTCCCCGAGGAGGTGTTCGACTCGCTCGCGGAGCTCGACGTGATGGGGATCCCAGTCTCCGAGGAGTACGGCGGCCTCGGCGGCGACCAGCTGATGTACGCCCTGGTCACGGAGGAGATCGGGCGCGTCTCCGGCGGGATCGGCCTCTCGTACGCCGCGCACACCTCGCTGGGCGCGAAACCGATCGAGCTGTTCGGCACCGACGAACAGAAGGAGCGGTGGCTCCGCCCGCTCGCGGAGGGCGAGAGGCTCGGCGCGTGGGCGCTCACGGAGCCGGGCAGCGGCTCGGACGCCTCCGACATGGACACGACCGCCGAGCACGACGCCGACGCGGGCGAGTACGTGCTCAACGGCACCAAGCAGTTCATCACGAACGCGAACGTCGCCAACTCGATCCTCGTGAAGGCCGTCACGGACCCCGAGGCCGGCTACGACGGCATTTCGACGTTCATCGTCGACCCGGAGAACGACGACGGCTTCGAGGTGACGACCGTCTGGGACAAGATGGGACTCAACTCCTCGCCGACCTGTGAGATCCAGTTGGACGACGTCCGGATCCCGGAAGACCGGCTCCTCGGCGAGGAGGGCGAAGGGTGGACACAGACGATGAAAACGCTCGACGGCGGACGGATCTCCATCGCCGCGCTCTCCGTGGGCCTCGCGCAGGGCGCCTACGAGGCCGCGAAGGAGTACGCGGGCGAGCGCGAGCAGTTCGGCAAGCCGATCGCGAAGTTCGACGCGATCCGCGACAAGGTGGTCCACATGCACCGTCAGATCGAGCGCGCCCGCCTGTTGACCCACCGCGCCGCGTCGAAGTACGACGCCGGCGAGTCGGTCACGCGCGAGTCCGCGCTCGCCAAGCTCGACGCCAGCGAGGCGGCCCGCGAGGTGGCCGAGGAGGCGGTCCAGACGCTCGGCGGCTACGGCTACACCACCGACTTCGCCCCGCAGCGCTTCTACCGCGACGCGAAGCTGATGGAGATCGGCGAGGGGACCAGCGAGATTCAACACGTCGTCATCGGCCGCGAGCTCGGCCTCTAG
- a CDS encoding beta-glucosidase yields MDRDGIAAVVAELTLAEKVGLVHGAEDVEGTATGFVPGVERVGIPPIRLTDGPLGVRTDEPATAFPSSPALAATFDPDLAERFGRALGREATARGQDVLLGPGTNLIRVPHCGRNFEYFSEDPVHAGAFAAAVTEGIQSAGVVATPKHYVANSQETRRAEVSARVDESVLRELYLPAFRDAVEAGAGSVMSSYNRVNGTYASEHERLLTDVLKGEWGFDGYVVSDWFGTESVVDSANAGLDLQMPGTSVEELLESMGVAPDAGVEPTDGDAAGVDGTEGAGAAGEEAAPEGLFDAAADSPFAGGMPDPTSGGRYATELGPAVERGDVPESRLDDMVTRILRSLDAVGHLDGEASGDGEAGGDATTGALDTPEHRDLAATVATRGTVLLKNDGVLPLADDADVAVVGPNVDEALLGGGGSSEVTPFVRTTPREGIEARADGAVTVAPGLPRVEGISMFEAMDGAGDPGEDEVAPEGGPDDPGAVDAEGDDERSVDIEGAAAAAAGADVAVVFVRDRATEAADRDSLRLPGRQDDLIAAVADAADRTVVVANASGPIETPWRDDVDAVLAGWYPGQAHGEAAAAVLYGDADPGGRLPVTFAPEDAYPTADERRFPGVDGEAVYDEGLLVGYRHFDATGDGPTYPFGHGHSYAEFRYEGVEAVGPSTVEATLSNVAARPGREVVQAYVGVSDTPAAPAAPDERIRPPRELGGFAAVELAPGESTTVEIELDERAFERYDASAGWTVDAGEHVVEVGRSSRDRRGSATIER; encoded by the coding sequence ATGGACCGAGACGGGATCGCGGCCGTCGTGGCGGAGCTGACGCTCGCGGAGAAGGTGGGCCTCGTTCACGGGGCCGAAGACGTCGAGGGGACGGCGACGGGGTTCGTCCCCGGCGTGGAGCGCGTCGGGATCCCGCCGATCAGGCTGACCGACGGCCCGCTCGGCGTCCGGACCGACGAGCCGGCGACCGCCTTCCCGTCGTCGCCGGCGCTCGCGGCGACGTTCGACCCCGACCTCGCCGAGCGCTTCGGGCGAGCCCTCGGCCGTGAGGCGACCGCGCGCGGGCAGGATGTCCTCCTCGGCCCCGGAACGAACCTGATCCGAGTGCCGCACTGCGGACGCAACTTCGAGTACTTCTCCGAGGACCCGGTCCACGCCGGCGCGTTCGCGGCCGCGGTGACCGAGGGGATCCAGTCCGCCGGCGTCGTCGCGACGCCGAAACACTACGTCGCGAACAGCCAGGAGACCCGCCGCGCCGAGGTCAGCGCCCGGGTGGACGAGTCCGTCCTCCGCGAGCTGTACCTGCCCGCGTTCCGCGACGCCGTCGAGGCCGGCGCCGGCTCGGTGATGTCGTCGTACAACCGCGTCAACGGGACGTACGCGAGCGAACACGAGAGACTCCTCACCGACGTACTCAAGGGCGAGTGGGGGTTCGACGGCTACGTCGTCTCCGACTGGTTCGGCACCGAGAGCGTCGTCGACAGCGCGAACGCCGGGCTCGACCTCCAGATGCCCGGTACCTCGGTCGAGGAGCTGCTCGAATCGATGGGGGTCGCCCCCGACGCCGGCGTCGAACCGACGGACGGCGACGCGGCGGGGGTGGACGGGACAGAGGGAGCAGGCGCCGCGGGGGAGGAAGCCGCCCCGGAGGGCCTCTTCGACGCGGCCGCGGACTCCCCGTTCGCGGGCGGGATGCCGGACCCGACGAGCGGTGGGCGATACGCGACGGAGCTCGGTCCCGCGGTCGAGCGCGGCGACGTGCCCGAGTCTCGGCTCGACGACATGGTGACGCGGATCCTCCGGTCGCTCGACGCGGTCGGGCACCTCGACGGCGAGGCGAGCGGCGACGGCGAGGCGGGCGGTGACGCGACGACGGGCGCGCTCGACACCCCGGAACACCGCGACCTCGCGGCGACGGTCGCGACCCGCGGGACCGTCCTGCTGAAAAACGACGGCGTCCTGCCGCTCGCGGACGACGCCGACGTCGCGGTCGTCGGTCCGAACGTCGACGAGGCGCTGCTCGGGGGCGGCGGCTCCTCCGAGGTGACGCCGTTCGTCCGGACGACCCCCCGCGAGGGGATCGAGGCGCGCGCCGACGGAGCGGTGACCGTCGCCCCCGGGCTGCCCCGCGTCGAGGGGATCTCGATGTTCGAGGCGATGGACGGCGCGGGCGATCCCGGCGAGGACGAGGTCGCTCCCGAGGGCGGTCCTGACGATCCGGGTGCCGTCGACGCCGAAGGGGACGACGAGCGATCGGTCGATATCGAGGGGGCCGCGGCGGCGGCCGCCGGCGCGGACGTCGCCGTCGTCTTCGTCCGCGACCGCGCGACCGAGGCCGCCGACCGCGACTCGCTCCGGCTCCCGGGGCGACAGGACGACCTGATCGCCGCCGTCGCCGACGCCGCCGACAGGACCGTCGTCGTCGCGAACGCGAGCGGGCCGATCGAGACGCCGTGGCGCGACGACGTCGACGCGGTCCTCGCGGGCTGGTACCCCGGACAGGCGCACGGCGAGGCGGCCGCGGCGGTCCTCTACGGCGACGCCGACCCCGGCGGGCGGCTCCCGGTGACGTTCGCCCCCGAAGACGCGTATCCGACGGCCGACGAGCGCCGCTTCCCGGGCGTCGACGGGGAGGCGGTGTACGACGAGGGGTTGCTCGTCGGCTACCGCCACTTCGACGCGACCGGCGACGGCCCGACCTACCCCTTCGGACACGGTCACAGCTACGCCGAGTTCCGGTACGAGGGCGTCGAGGCGGTCGGCCCGTCGACGGTCGAGGCGACGCTTTCGAACGTCGCCGCCAGACCCGGTCGGGAGGTCGTGCAGGCGTACGTCGGCGTCTCCGACACGCCCGCCGCGCCCGCCGCGCCCGACGAGCGCATCCGTCCGCCCCGCGAGCTCGGCGGGTTCGCCGCGGTCGAGCTCGCTCCCGGCGAGTCGACGACGGTCGAGATCGAGCTCGACGAGCGCGCGTTCGAGCGGTACGACGCCTCCGCGGGGTGGACGGTCGACGCGGGGGAGCACGTCGTCGAGGTGGGCCGGTCCTCGCGCGACCGACGCGGCTCCGCGACGATCGAGCGGTGA
- a CDS encoding cytochrome C oxidase subunit IV family protein: MAHDSVKLYSAIYVALLVAATLNFALFETSFIEFTYTQAIVGTLVIASVKTLLIVAYFQHLRWENRSLTYLMGLALALTMLLMAAATYSIS; this comes from the coding sequence ATGGCGCACGACTCCGTGAAACTGTACTCGGCGATCTACGTCGCCCTCCTCGTCGCGGCGACGTTGAACTTCGCGCTCTTCGAGACTTCGTTCATCGAGTTCACGTACACACAGGCTATCGTCGGGACGCTGGTGATCGCGTCGGTCAAGACGCTGCTCATCGTCGCGTACTTCCAGCACCTCCGCTGGGAGAACCGCTCGCTCACCTACCTGATGGGGCTCGCGCTCGCGCTCACCATGCTGCTGATGGCGGCCGCGACGTACTCGATCTCGTAA
- a CDS encoding ABC transporter ATP-binding protein, with protein sequence MSDGMTDDTTGAADGPHGGTDPVLSLSGVDSGYGEVQVLDDCSVRLNPGEIVCLVGPNGAGKSTVLKTAFGMLTPWTGTVEYHGRDIGGMAPEEIVREGIGYVPQTDNVFGSLTIDENLRMGGVARDGGLEEVIETLYDRFPIIDEKRGSKAKTLSGGQRQVLAFARALVMEPDVLLIDEPSAGLAPNTADDVFEDVREVNDMDTAILMVEQNVTKGLGISDRGYVLDQGTVRFEGTPEELLNDEEVSQLYLGG encoded by the coding sequence ATGAGCGACGGAATGACGGACGACACGACCGGGGCCGCGGACGGGCCTCACGGCGGAACCGATCCCGTGCTCTCGCTGTCGGGCGTCGACAGCGGGTACGGCGAGGTACAGGTGCTCGACGACTGCTCGGTCCGGCTCAATCCGGGCGAGATCGTCTGTCTGGTCGGCCCGAACGGCGCCGGCAAGTCGACGGTCCTCAAGACCGCGTTCGGGATGTTGACCCCGTGGACGGGGACCGTGGAGTACCACGGCCGCGACATCGGCGGGATGGCGCCCGAGGAGATCGTCCGCGAGGGGATCGGCTACGTCCCCCAGACCGACAACGTGTTCGGCTCGCTGACGATCGACGAGAACCTCCGGATGGGCGGCGTCGCCCGCGACGGGGGGCTCGAAGAGGTGATCGAGACGCTGTACGACCGGTTCCCGATCATCGACGAGAAGCGCGGCTCGAAGGCGAAGACGCTCTCCGGCGGCCAGCGCCAGGTGCTCGCGTTCGCCCGCGCCCTGGTGATGGAGCCCGACGTGCTGCTCATCGACGAGCCCTCCGCGGGGCTCGCCCCCAACACGGCCGACGACGTGTTCGAGGACGTCCGGGAGGTCAACGACATGGACACGGCGATCCTCATGGTCGAGCAGAACGTGACGAAGGGGCTCGGCATCTCCGACCGCGGCTACGTCCTCGATCAGGGGACCGTCCGGTTCGAGGGGACGCCGGAGGAGCTGCTGAACGACGAGGAGGTCTCCCAGCTGTACCTGGGCGGCTGA
- a CDS encoding RIO1 family regulatory kinase/ATPase has translation MEFRQLVRGRVDWPDIERVARELADRYDRDETRVRFLDADNWLSTPMVVDDDLFVKVITRQNTLVHALFTTGRNLGAFSAGTEGFFERHETPYEMARHELEATRRVRELGVNAPEPIEAFEVDGLGVLVLEYLPEFRTLGELDAETVAGLAPDLFATLRTVHDAGLAHGDLRAENVLVADGELYVIDATRVSEDGREAARAYDLASALAALEPLIGAADAIEAALTSYSPDELLAARRFLDFVAIRPDHDFDAATLTGELEKRTA, from the coding sequence ATGGAGTTCCGGCAGCTCGTCCGCGGTCGCGTCGACTGGCCCGACATCGAGCGGGTCGCGCGCGAGCTGGCGGACCGGTACGACCGCGACGAGACCCGCGTGCGGTTCCTCGACGCAGACAACTGGCTGTCGACGCCGATGGTCGTCGACGACGACCTCTTCGTGAAGGTGATCACGCGACAGAACACGCTCGTCCACGCGCTGTTCACGACGGGGCGGAATCTCGGGGCGTTCTCGGCCGGCACGGAGGGCTTCTTCGAACGCCACGAGACCCCGTACGAGATGGCGCGCCACGAGCTGGAGGCGACGCGGCGAGTCCGCGAGCTCGGAGTCAACGCGCCCGAGCCGATCGAGGCGTTCGAGGTCGACGGCCTCGGCGTGCTCGTTTTAGAGTACCTCCCCGAGTTCCGCACCCTCGGCGAGCTCGACGCGGAGACCGTCGCCGGGCTGGCGCCCGACCTCTTCGCCACGCTCCGGACGGTCCACGACGCCGGGCTCGCCCACGGCGACCTCCGGGCCGAGAACGTCCTCGTCGCGGACGGCGAGCTCTACGTCATCGACGCGACCCGCGTGAGCGAGGACGGGCGCGAGGCGGCCCGCGCCTACGACCTCGCGAGCGCGCTCGCGGCGCTGGAGCCGCTGATCGGCGCGGCCGACGCGATCGAGGCCGCGCTGACGAGCTACTCGCCCGACGAGCTCCTCGCGGCGCGCCGGTTCCTCGACTTCGTCGCGATCCGCCCGGACCACGACTTCGACGCTGCGACGCTGACGGGCGAACTCGAGAAGCGCACGGCGTAG